In Pseudomonadota bacterium, a single window of DNA contains:
- a CDS encoding type II toxin-antitoxin system ParD family antitoxin, giving the protein MPKTTSINLGDHFTGFVSDLVAKGRYGSASEVVREGLRLIEEQEQKREALRRALLEGEESGTSERTPKEVFRGARERLKADGKI; this is encoded by the coding sequence ATGCCGAAAACCACCAGTATCAATCTGGGCGATCACTTCACCGGGTTCGTTTCCGATCTGGTCGCCAAGGGCCGCTACGGCTCCGCCAGCGAGGTGGTCCGCGAAGGGCTGCGTCTCATCGAGGAGCAGGAACAGAAGCGCGAGGCGCTACGCCGCGCGCTCCTCGAAGGCGAGGAGAGCGGAACTAGCGAGCGTACGCCCAAGGAAGTCTTCCGCGGGGCACGCGAGCGGTTGAAAGCGGATGGCAAGATATAG
- a CDS encoding type II toxin-antitoxin system RelE/ParE family toxin, producing MARYRLSARADDDLDRLYVYGALNFGVDQAGRYAEGMIDAIARIAEQPLLWPEIRDLPGNYRRSVFRAHAIYYRIESNGDVLIVRVLGNEDLATAFDE from the coding sequence ATGGCAAGATATAGGCTCAGTGCCCGGGCCGATGACGACCTAGATCGCCTCTACGTCTACGGCGCACTCAACTTCGGCGTAGACCAGGCTGGTCGCTACGCCGAGGGCATGATCGATGCGATCGCTCGTATCGCGGAACAGCCCTTGCTTTGGCCCGAAATCCGCGACCTTCCCGGCAACTACCGGCGCTCCGTCTTCCGAGCCCATGCGATCTACTACCGCATTGAGTCCAACGGCGACGTTCTGATCGTGCGCGTGCTAGGCAACGAGGACCTCGCCACCGCCTTTGATGAGTAG
- a CDS encoding PepSY-associated TM helix domain-containing protein, producing the protein MDRARHLRVFDLHSWTGITLGLFVFVVSFTGCVALFARDEILAWADPAQRLDVPADPIAIGEQYQAFLEANTPEGGRVQFTSIGYPSEYEPYYHAFLTAQDAEGEQVQVERRWNAETGEALPERGEGLATWLLDFHRDLMWPDSLGGRQIGRFLVGLAGIMLLLSIVSGVITHSKILQEFFAMRFQRQVRLIWQDTHKVAGLWGLPFYATIAFTGAMLGIVTLVGPIIAFMVVKGDTETLIEVMGLGQTPPSGVAAEMLPVDDMFDRIDPVNGMRPETVIVANYGNDNATYQLQYPADTELLITEPVLLSAVTGERVPSVATDDRSVPFRAYSAMAPLHYGTYGGISLKFLYLAMGLSLCVITALGNIMWIERRLHGREGKRSAAYYGVLSKLTVGVTMGLTVATVSVFYLDKLYTGSEAARLSATGWTYFAVWFLAIGYAFTRPNTYASTRHLMGVGAAGLMGLPLLNAVTAGGITGVLNSGHAVTDATDLTFLLLGALFLAITIKLPGTRPKRRERRASKAREPQAPSASQPAIPVTAARSKAD; encoded by the coding sequence ATGGATCGCGCCCGTCACCTTCGCGTCTTTGACCTACACTCCTGGACCGGCATCACGCTCGGTCTATTCGTGTTCGTTGTGTCGTTCACCGGTTGTGTCGCCCTCTTCGCGCGAGATGAAATCCTCGCCTGGGCTGACCCCGCCCAACGTCTGGACGTGCCGGCAGACCCGATCGCCATCGGTGAGCAGTACCAGGCGTTCCTCGAGGCCAACACGCCGGAGGGGGGCCGTGTCCAATTCACGAGCATCGGGTATCCGAGCGAGTACGAGCCCTACTACCACGCTTTCCTGACGGCTCAGGACGCCGAGGGGGAGCAGGTGCAGGTCGAACGCCGTTGGAATGCTGAGACGGGCGAGGCACTTCCCGAGCGGGGCGAGGGCTTGGCCACCTGGCTGCTGGACTTCCACCGCGATTTGATGTGGCCCGACTCCCTCGGTGGCCGACAGATCGGCCGCTTTCTAGTAGGGCTTGCGGGCATCATGCTGCTCCTGTCGATCGTGAGCGGCGTCATCACCCACAGCAAGATCCTGCAAGAGTTCTTCGCCATGCGCTTCCAGCGTCAGGTGCGATTGATCTGGCAGGACACGCACAAAGTAGCGGGCCTGTGGGGGCTTCCCTTCTACGCGACCATAGCCTTTACCGGCGCCATGCTCGGCATCGTCACCTTGGTCGGGCCGATTATCGCCTTCATGGTGGTGAAGGGCGATACGGAGACGCTCATCGAGGTGATGGGCCTCGGGCAAACCCCACCGAGCGGCGTGGCGGCCGAGATGCTGCCGGTAGATGACATGTTCGATCGCATCGACCCGGTGAACGGGATGCGTCCCGAAACCGTGATCGTCGCGAATTACGGCAACGACAACGCCACCTATCAGCTGCAATACCCAGCGGACACGGAGCTGCTTATCACCGAGCCCGTGCTGCTGAGCGCGGTGACCGGTGAGCGAGTGCCCTCGGTGGCGACCGATGATCGTTCCGTCCCGTTCCGCGCCTACTCGGCGATGGCACCCCTTCACTACGGCACCTACGGTGGCATCTCGCTAAAGTTCCTGTACCTGGCGATGGGGCTGTCGCTCTGCGTGATTACGGCGCTCGGCAACATCATGTGGATCGAGCGGCGCCTGCACGGGCGCGAGGGTAAGCGCTCGGCGGCGTACTACGGGGTGTTGAGCAAGCTGACCGTGGGCGTGACCATGGGACTTACCGTCGCCACGGTGTCTGTCTTCTATCTCGACAAACTCTACACGGGGTCAGAAGCGGCCCGACTGTCGGCGACCGGCTGGACCTACTTCGCCGTCTGGTTCCTGGCGATCGGGTACGCGTTTACCCGCCCTAACACCTACGCCTCCACGCGCCACCTGATGGGTGTCGGAGCTGCGGGGCTTATGGGCCTGCCGCTGCTCAACGCGGTGACCGCTGGCGGTATCACGGGGGTGTTGAACAGCGGTCATGCGGTGACGGATGCTACGGACTTGACCTTCTTACTCCTCGGGGCGCTCTTTCTCGCAATCACCATCAAGCTCCCTGGCACACGGCCTAAACGGCGCGAGCGACGCGCTAGCAAGGCGCGCGAACCGCAGGCGCCGTCGGCGAGCCAACCTGCGATTCCCGTTACCGCCGCACGCTCGAAGGCTGACTGA
- a CDS encoding TonB-dependent receptor, whose amino-acid sequence MRHPVLRAPLAATLLACATYSYGQSPDLEEVIVTGTKSDKTLQETSISVELYDETRIDRNVAFSLEDLYARTPNVSSFAGGSAGDISIRGVGRNGVGGAGTGVTSNIYVDGSPLSFVGTAGINSLWDIASVEILRGPQSTLQGRNSLAGAVVVNTKDPTYDWEYAARLRYGNLNERQFSGAISGPLIDNQLAFRLTADFQGIDGEPDNFFTGEPAQIREGLSLRGKLLIEPNALSGLRVELITDYIETDNGDFANFGIPFPADDPQFDDFDFADEDSFTAPDVSTREALRFVGDIRYEINNTFDIVAITTYEDSTSEGTFGDPAAPGQFPNGTDSSNMQSNEIFSQELRLNFSAGKFSGWVGAYYYDDTLESETLSSLLVANAAFPAPVDPPDSIGILTLTNNSATTNFAAFAQLAYDANERWSFEVGARYDDEDFETTGFLVRGRAEPETCTVFIPDPIPCVALLPPPNLDPLQEASFSAFLPRVGVTYNIDDLRSLSFGVQRGYRAGGAFLRVAPDETELGSFDAEFLTNYELALRAEWFNRRLTTNVNLFYADWEDQQLTIPGPSNTPLDTLTVNAGRSEIYGFEIAAFGTITDRIDGFATIGYLNTEFTDFPFAISPPAAAGNPFENLAGNEFPLAPDWQISAGLSADITSRVFTDVNVNYTAGQFSDLTNLPLNEVDGTVLMNARLGYRADRIEVFGYVDNLLDQRRITSNNSASVDTGTGNEQLFFVGTSVVNINRPRRFGIAASFRF is encoded by the coding sequence ATGCGGCACCCCGTTCTCCGCGCCCCCCTGGCCGCAACCCTACTGGCCTGTGCGACCTACAGCTACGGACAAAGCCCGGACCTCGAGGAGGTCATCGTCACGGGCACGAAATCGGATAAGACGCTGCAGGAGACGTCGATCTCCGTAGAGCTTTACGACGAAACCCGAATCGACCGCAACGTAGCATTCAGCCTCGAAGACCTCTACGCACGCACGCCGAACGTCTCCTCCTTCGCTGGCGGCAGCGCCGGGGACATTTCCATCCGCGGCGTCGGCCGCAACGGCGTTGGTGGCGCGGGCACGGGCGTCACCTCCAACATCTATGTCGACGGCTCGCCCCTCAGCTTCGTTGGCACGGCCGGCATCAACAGCCTCTGGGACATCGCGTCGGTGGAGATCCTGCGCGGCCCGCAATCCACGCTGCAGGGGCGCAACTCCCTCGCTGGCGCCGTCGTCGTGAACACCAAGGACCCGACCTACGACTGGGAGTACGCCGCCCGCCTGCGCTACGGCAACCTGAACGAGCGCCAGTTCTCCGGTGCCATCTCCGGCCCCCTGATCGACAACCAGCTGGCCTTCCGCCTGACCGCGGACTTCCAAGGCATCGACGGCGAGCCGGACAATTTCTTCACCGGCGAGCCGGCCCAGATTCGCGAGGGCCTAAGCTTGCGCGGCAAGCTGCTCATCGAGCCGAACGCGCTCTCCGGCCTGCGCGTCGAGCTGATCACCGACTACATCGAGACGGACAACGGCGACTTCGCCAACTTCGGCATCCCCTTCCCCGCCGACGATCCCCAGTTCGATGACTTCGACTTCGCGGACGAAGACAGCTTCACCGCCCCGGATGTCTCCACCCGGGAGGCCCTACGCTTCGTCGGTGACATCCGCTACGAGATCAACAACACCTTCGACATCGTGGCGATCACCACCTACGAGGACTCGACCAGCGAGGGGACCTTTGGCGATCCCGCGGCACCTGGTCAGTTCCCCAACGGCACCGATAGCTCGAACATGCAGTCCAACGAGATCTTCTCCCAGGAGCTGCGCCTGAACTTCAGCGCCGGCAAGTTCTCAGGTTGGGTCGGCGCCTACTACTACGACGATACGCTCGAGTCTGAAACGCTCTCGAGCCTGCTGGTCGCGAACGCAGCGTTCCCGGCTCCGGTCGATCCCCCGGATTCGATCGGCATTCTGACCCTGACCAACAACTCCGCGACAACCAACTTCGCCGCCTTTGCTCAGCTCGCCTACGACGCGAATGAGCGGTGGTCCTTCGAGGTCGGCGCGCGCTACGACGATGAGGACTTCGAGACCACGGGCTTCCTCGTGCGCGGCCGCGCCGAGCCCGAGACCTGCACCGTCTTCATCCCGGACCCGATTCCCTGCGTGGCCCTGCTGCCGCCGCCCAACCTCGATCCGCTCCAGGAGGCTAGCTTCAGCGCCTTCTTGCCGCGCGTGGGGGTGACGTACAACATCGACGATTTGCGCTCCCTGTCCTTTGGCGTGCAGCGCGGCTACCGCGCGGGCGGCGCCTTCCTGCGCGTCGCCCCTGACGAAACAGAGCTCGGCAGCTTCGACGCCGAGTTTCTCACCAACTACGAGCTCGCCCTGCGCGCCGAGTGGTTCAACCGGCGCCTGACCACCAACGTCAACCTGTTCTACGCCGACTGGGAAGACCAGCAGCTCACCATACCGGGCCCGTCTAACACCCCGCTGGACACGCTCACGGTGAACGCCGGGAGGTCTGAGATCTACGGCTTCGAGATCGCGGCCTTCGGCACGATCACCGACCGCATCGACGGGTTTGCCACCATCGGCTACCTGAACACCGAGTTCACAGACTTCCCCTTCGCCATCTCGCCCCCGGCCGCAGCGGGCAACCCCTTCGAGAACCTCGCCGGCAACGAATTCCCCCTCGCCCCGGACTGGCAGATCTCGGCAGGTTTGAGCGCGGACATCACCTCTCGCGTGTTCACGGACGTCAACGTCAACTACACCGCCGGCCAGTTCTCCGACCTCACCAATCTACCGCTCAACGAAGTGGACGGCACGGTGCTGATGAACGCGCGCCTCGGCTATCGGGCGGATCGCATCGAGGTGTTCGGCTACGTCGACAACCTGCTCGATCAGCGCCGCATCACCAGCAACAACAGCGCGAGCGTCGACACGGGCACGGGTAACGAGCAGCTGTTTTTCGTCGGCACATCGGTGGTGAACATCAATCGGCCGCGTCGCTTTGGCATCGCGGCCAGCTTCCGCTTCTAG
- a CDS encoding rhodanese-like domain-containing protein — MTCASLPKGSIVLLALALALGACVDGGAGDEASIPQVAASDVTLSTPDVVVLDVRTAAEFAEGHVPGAINIDVQGKGFDSLVGKLDRSKTYVVHCAANVENGRSAKALATMADLGFDHLQSLRGGFVAWTESGSPVSTTP; from the coding sequence ATGACGTGCGCAAGCTTGCCTAAGGGATCGATAGTACTACTGGCCCTAGCCCTGGCACTCGGCGCATGCGTCGACGGAGGAGCCGGCGACGAGGCCTCGATCCCGCAGGTCGCCGCCAGCGACGTCACCCTCTCCACGCCCGACGTCGTCGTCCTCGACGTGCGCACGGCCGCCGAATTCGCCGAGGGCCACGTGCCCGGCGCCATCAACATCGACGTGCAGGGCAAGGGCTTCGACAGCCTGGTAGGCAAACTCGACCGCTCCAAGACCTACGTGGTGCACTGTGCCGCCAACGTCGAGAACGGCCGCAGCGCAAAGGCCCTCGCCACAATGGCCGACCTTGGCTTCGACCACCTGCAGAGTCTTCGGGGCGGGTTCGTTGCGTGGACCGAATCTGGGAGTCCTGTCAGCACCACACCCTAA
- a CDS encoding TonB-dependent receptor — protein MALAIAMTANLTMADGAQRPLTLPAQSLDRALVQIGEVYDISVVARQDLVAGLRAPAVTAQLSALQAVSQLLMDTGLSARELNDGSILVEAGTVASPPRPDSPDTLREQTRVSPPPREVEELVVVGTRFQQSLISRLRVDPREYPFTLDVLDREDLSRTGFIDPIQQVTTLANVTQSRSRPNVFVANFFTRGFPATLLINNRPSQDPDVGIYVDDSVIERIEVLKGATSIELGPVRPGGVINQVLKQPLAEDRVAFKLRGGSFDTFRGEVDLNEGALFGNDDVRGRLTFAYENSNAPQDEAERAFFVVRPVIEADLGRRTYITASASYLESDSVPLAGFPLFEDGTLPDSLTPSTYLGSEAEGVNRILQADAQLQHEFLDGLTLTMRGGFGSNESEERSYAGGYNYGGYSEFGYTGGIPFAYPYAYVYAPIGLEVDQDVLSAEATLSGSMRLFQREHDFVIGAAFRNETSAYDFVYDYYAYPVRVDINDPEAIEYPEVDLSDITFSLMDDLDVNIYSLFAEAILRPTDRLTIPLGLRYDTADGLAEGNAVEQDYDDLTFRGGVSYEVVDDANVYFSYAQSFIPQLFSQTREGPAAPETAENFEVGAKASFYGGRLSIDAALFSITRQNVATADPDNGPGEFFVVTVGEQRNRGIELSARAKPTPAITLTANYGYVDAEVTEDNELPIGQRLGRVPRHNAYLFASYAFQEGPARGLTIGGGIRFEGERLINERFPVPVDSYTLFDATVSYPFNNKLSITLNGLNLSDERYLSDLGFSGPSGGLQFAQPRALFVTINGQL, from the coding sequence GTGGCGCTAGCCATCGCCATGACCGCCAACTTGACCATGGCGGATGGCGCGCAAAGGCCGCTGACACTACCCGCGCAGTCCCTCGACCGGGCGCTGGTGCAGATCGGGGAGGTCTACGACATCAGCGTGGTGGCCCGACAGGACTTGGTCGCGGGGTTGCGGGCACCGGCCGTGACGGCGCAGCTCAGCGCCCTGCAGGCGGTGAGCCAGCTTCTCATGGACACCGGGCTGAGCGCCCGCGAGCTCAACGACGGCTCGATTCTTGTTGAGGCAGGCACCGTAGCATCGCCGCCGCGTCCCGACTCTCCCGATACTCTGCGCGAGCAGACGCGCGTATCTCCACCGCCGCGCGAGGTGGAGGAACTCGTCGTGGTGGGGACGCGCTTTCAGCAGTCGTTGATCAGCCGCTTGCGCGTCGATCCGCGGGAGTACCCCTTCACCCTCGATGTTCTCGATCGCGAAGACCTGAGCCGAACCGGCTTCATCGATCCGATTCAGCAGGTGACCACCCTTGCCAACGTCACCCAGTCACGTTCGCGTCCGAACGTCTTCGTCGCCAACTTCTTCACCCGGGGGTTTCCCGCGACCCTGCTCATCAACAACCGGCCGTCCCAGGATCCTGACGTGGGGATCTATGTGGATGACTCGGTCATTGAGCGGATCGAAGTGCTCAAGGGCGCGACGTCGATCGAACTCGGCCCCGTGCGGCCGGGCGGGGTGATCAATCAGGTGTTGAAGCAGCCCCTGGCGGAGGACCGCGTAGCCTTCAAGCTTCGAGGTGGCAGCTTCGATACGTTCCGCGGCGAAGTGGACCTGAACGAGGGCGCACTGTTCGGCAACGATGACGTGCGCGGACGTCTCACCTTTGCGTACGAGAACTCCAACGCTCCGCAGGACGAGGCCGAACGAGCGTTCTTTGTGGTGCGTCCTGTGATCGAAGCGGATCTCGGTCGGCGCACGTACATCACCGCCAGTGCGAGCTATCTCGAGTCCGACAGCGTGCCACTTGCCGGTTTTCCCCTGTTCGAAGATGGGACGCTCCCCGACTCCCTCACTCCCAGCACCTACCTCGGGTCTGAAGCGGAGGGCGTGAATCGGATCCTGCAGGCGGATGCCCAGCTACAGCACGAGTTCCTCGATGGTCTGACGCTCACGATGCGCGGTGGTTTCGGCAGCAACGAGTCCGAGGAGCGCAGCTACGCGGGCGGCTACAACTACGGCGGCTACAGCGAGTTCGGATACACGGGCGGGATACCCTTCGCTTACCCATACGCGTACGTATACGCCCCAATAGGTCTCGAAGTCGACCAGGATGTGCTCAGTGCAGAGGCCACGCTCAGTGGCTCGATGCGCCTGTTCCAGCGTGAGCACGATTTCGTGATCGGCGCGGCCTTCCGCAATGAGACTTCCGCTTACGATTTCGTTTACGACTACTACGCCTACCCGGTGCGGGTCGACATCAATGATCCCGAAGCAATCGAGTATCCTGAAGTTGACCTTAGCGATATCACCTTCAGTCTGATGGATGATCTCGACGTCAACATCTACTCCCTGTTCGCGGAGGCGATCTTGCGGCCGACGGATAGACTGACGATACCCTTAGGTCTACGGTATGACACGGCGGACGGGCTGGCGGAGGGTAATGCGGTCGAACAGGATTACGATGATCTAACGTTCCGCGGTGGGGTCTCCTACGAGGTCGTCGACGACGCGAACGTGTACTTCAGCTATGCGCAGTCCTTCATCCCGCAACTCTTCAGCCAAACCCGTGAGGGCCCGGCGGCGCCGGAGACGGCGGAGAACTTCGAGGTGGGGGCCAAGGCGAGCTTCTACGGTGGGCGTCTCTCGATAGATGCTGCACTGTTCAGCATCACCCGCCAAAACGTGGCTACGGCGGACCCTGACAATGGCCCCGGCGAGTTCTTCGTGGTGACGGTCGGCGAGCAGCGCAACCGCGGCATCGAACTCAGTGCGCGGGCGAAGCCTACGCCGGCGATCACGCTAACCGCCAATTACGGCTACGTCGACGCAGAGGTGACCGAAGACAATGAACTGCCAATCGGCCAGCGGCTCGGACGTGTGCCGCGGCACAATGCCTACCTTTTCGCGAGCTACGCGTTTCAGGAGGGACCAGCTCGAGGGCTGACCATCGGCGGCGGGATCCGCTTCGAGGGGGAGCGGTTGATCAACGAGCGCTTCCCCGTGCCCGTCGACAGCTACACGCTGTTTGATGCGACGGTCTCCTACCCCTTCAATAACAAGCTGTCGATCACCTTGAACGGCTTGAATTTGAGCGATGAGAGGTATCTGTCCGACCTCGGGTTTTCCGGACCTTCCGGGGGGCTCCAGTTCGCCCAGCCAAGAGCACTCTTCGTAACCATCAACGGTCAGTTATGA
- a CDS encoding FecR domain-containing protein has product MEPDRDDEQIRTQAHLWRAVMDDSPTSRERSAFEAWLGEDPRHVSAYERAEAVWGLLADEQEVESAAAQGAPFGRRWGRVSLAIAAAAPVLLTLVIFLTGSPEDLAPPQRTFAFTTAPGEIRTVTLPDTSQVTLGGASQLKYTATARRRQAFLVQGDAFFQVAHIPETPFVVAAAPAEIEVLGTAFAVERREGSASVLVASGTVAIRAAKRRAGGSDARVVDAQQAVRVSTAGGVGAPRPIDSKRIAPWRSGRLSFEGAPLREVVRALDRYDSRSIRLADTSKADRPVTASLRLAEMEQNLQLLSESFDLEVRRGPTGNIELVPL; this is encoded by the coding sequence ATGGAGCCAGACCGCGACGATGAGCAGATCCGCACGCAGGCCCATCTGTGGCGCGCGGTGATGGACGACTCGCCGACCTCGCGCGAGCGGTCGGCGTTCGAGGCTTGGTTGGGCGAGGACCCGCGTCACGTCAGTGCCTACGAACGGGCCGAGGCAGTTTGGGGATTGCTCGCCGATGAGCAAGAGGTCGAGTCGGCGGCGGCCCAGGGCGCACCCTTCGGACGACGATGGGGCCGTGTCTCGCTGGCCATAGCCGCTGCTGCCCCAGTGCTGCTGACCCTTGTGATCTTCCTCACCGGATCGCCCGAGGACCTCGCGCCGCCTCAGCGAACCTTTGCTTTCACCACTGCTCCTGGCGAGATACGCACCGTGACCTTGCCGGATACATCACAGGTAACCCTGGGGGGAGCCTCGCAGCTGAAGTACACCGCGACCGCGCGTCGACGGCAGGCCTTCTTGGTGCAGGGGGACGCCTTCTTCCAGGTTGCCCACATACCCGAGACGCCGTTCGTGGTGGCCGCAGCGCCGGCAGAGATCGAAGTGCTGGGCACCGCCTTTGCGGTCGAGCGACGTGAGGGGAGTGCGTCGGTGCTGGTGGCGTCGGGCACCGTAGCGATACGAGCCGCAAAGCGCCGCGCGGGAGGTTCGGATGCTCGCGTGGTCGACGCGCAGCAGGCGGTGCGAGTGTCGACCGCCGGTGGCGTAGGGGCGCCAAGGCCGATCGATTCCAAACGCATTGCCCCGTGGCGCTCGGGCCGCTTGTCTTTCGAAGGCGCGCCCCTGCGCGAGGTAGTGCGTGCCCTCGATCGCTACGACAGCCGAAGCATCCGGCTCGCGGATACGAGCAAGGCCGATCGGCCGGTCACCGCGTCGCTCAGACTGGCTGAGATGGAGCAGAATCTGCAGCTGCTCAGCGAGAGCTTTGACCTCGAGGTCCGGCGCGGACCGACCGGGAACATCGAATTAGTGCCCCTTTAG
- a CDS encoding sigma-70 family RNA polymerase sigma factor: protein MASRTDDPVGEALRGHAAFAPLRIEALYASYLETLIAQLRARFGSGPPEPEDMAQRAFIQLIRRGDYASIRDPKAYLFRAATNAALSELRAISVRAHHAGQVRQQHQVQSPERPGALPDQLVSSRQLLARAMQVIEGLPAKPRRIFRQRRFEDLSISEIARREGISRAAVRKHLARATAAVDKMLADCPL, encoded by the coding sequence GTGGCGAGTAGAACAGATGACCCCGTCGGCGAGGCGCTACGTGGCCACGCGGCCTTCGCTCCGCTGCGTATCGAAGCCCTGTACGCCAGCTATCTGGAGACGCTGATCGCGCAGCTGCGTGCCCGCTTCGGTAGCGGCCCGCCGGAGCCCGAGGACATGGCGCAACGTGCGTTCATCCAGTTGATCAGGCGCGGCGACTACGCTTCGATCCGCGACCCGAAGGCCTACCTGTTTCGAGCAGCGACCAATGCGGCGCTCTCAGAGCTGCGTGCGATCAGCGTGCGGGCACATCACGCCGGTCAAGTACGTCAGCAGCACCAGGTGCAGTCTCCCGAGCGACCGGGGGCGCTACCCGATCAGCTCGTCAGCAGTCGTCAGTTGCTCGCTCGAGCCATGCAGGTGATAGAGGGGCTACCGGCGAAGCCCCGACGCATCTTCCGGCAGCGCCGCTTCGAGGATCTGAGCATTTCGGAGATCGCACGCCGCGAGGGCATTAGCCGGGCTGCCGTACGCAAGCATCTGGCCCGAGCGACTGCCGCGGTCGACAAGATGCTTGCCGACTGCCCGCTTTGA
- a CDS encoding sulfotransferase produces MSDSDASAAPAPTTGRGWYEAGKEKQRAGDLAGALDAFRQSLKLNPHAAAAWIGLGEVLDANQQPRDGLECYKRGVAAEPQSAVALTRLARALQGLGMVEDARRAYDQALALDPSSRSARLGLGELCEDQGDPEAAAAAYRDVLSRYPDHAEALANLLGLGRSVDVSDEIALAEQRMAVAEDRDRALIGFGLGKALDRLQRYDEAFTVLAAANAARRSLAGPFVPDAFEARVQRLTEIFSADFFHERAGWGDAATAPVFIVGLPRSGTTLTEQILGAHPACFGAGELGVLADLATGTPDRLGRPEPSWPENAPNLSDAQARALGNDYAAQVTRLAPPGAVRIIDKQPLNFWQLGLVAIALPHAKIIHCTRDIRDNGFSIYSQNFNVHQRWSTDLEDIATYWRGYRRLMAHWEAATRLQIIEAPYETMVQDPEGQARQLLDFLGLPWDPSVLAFHESSRAVQTPSRWQVRQPIYTSSKARWQHYEAHLAPLIAAAREAEGQAEG; encoded by the coding sequence TTGAGCGATTCTGATGCGTCCGCCGCGCCCGCACCGACCACCGGCCGAGGGTGGTACGAGGCGGGCAAGGAGAAGCAGCGTGCGGGTGACCTCGCCGGTGCGCTCGATGCGTTTCGTCAGTCCCTGAAGCTCAACCCCCACGCCGCCGCGGCCTGGATCGGCCTCGGCGAAGTGCTCGACGCCAACCAGCAGCCGCGCGATGGCCTCGAGTGCTACAAGCGGGGGGTGGCCGCGGAACCCCAGAGCGCTGTGGCCCTTACCAGGCTCGCGCGCGCGCTTCAGGGCCTCGGCATGGTCGAGGATGCACGACGCGCTTACGATCAGGCGCTGGCCCTCGATCCTTCCTCACGGTCGGCTCGGCTCGGACTCGGGGAGCTGTGTGAAGATCAGGGGGATCCCGAGGCGGCCGCCGCCGCCTATCGCGACGTTTTGTCACGCTATCCGGACCATGCAGAAGCGCTAGCGAATCTGTTGGGCCTCGGGCGCAGCGTAGATGTCAGTGATGAGATCGCCCTCGCTGAGCAGCGCATGGCGGTTGCCGAGGACCGCGACCGAGCGCTTATCGGTTTTGGGCTGGGCAAGGCGCTCGACCGCCTGCAGCGCTACGACGAAGCCTTCACCGTTCTCGCCGCCGCGAACGCGGCCCGCCGCAGCCTTGCGGGGCCCTTCGTCCCGGACGCCTTCGAGGCGCGCGTACAACGCTTAACGGAGATCTTCTCCGCCGACTTCTTCCATGAGCGCGCGGGATGGGGCGACGCGGCAACCGCACCCGTGTTCATCGTCGGCCTGCCGCGCTCGGGTACCACGCTCACCGAGCAGATCCTGGGGGCTCACCCCGCCTGCTTCGGCGCGGGCGAGCTGGGCGTGCTTGCGGACCTCGCGACGGGCACACCAGATCGCCTCGGCCGCCCGGAGCCGTCCTGGCCCGAGAACGCGCCGAACCTCTCCGACGCGCAGGCCCGGGCCCTGGGCAACGACTACGCCGCGCAGGTGACGCGTTTGGCGCCGCCGGGCGCTGTGCGCATCATCGACAAGCAGCCCCTCAACTTCTGGCAGCTCGGGTTGGTGGCGATCGCCTTGCCGCACGCGAAGATCATCCACTGCACGCGGGACATCCGCGACAACGGCTTTTCGATCTACTCGCAGAACTTCAACGTACACCAGCGCTGGTCGACGGATCTCGAGGATATCGCGACCTACTGGCGCGGCTATCGGCGACTGATGGCGCATTGGGAGGCGGCTACGCGGCTGCAGATCATCGAGGCGCCCTACGAGACGATGGTGCAAGACCCCGAGGGCCAGGCGCGCCAGCTGCTGGACTTCTTGGGGTTGCCTTGGGATCCGAGCGTGCTCGCCTTCCACGAGAGCTCGCGGGCCGTGCAGACGCCGAGTCGCTGGCAGGTGCGCCAGCCCATCTACACCTCCTCGAAGGCGCGCTGGCAGCACTACGAGGCGCACTTAGCGCCGCTGATCGCTGCGGCACGGGAGGCGGAAGGGCAGGCCGAAGGCTAG